One window of Papaver somniferum cultivar HN1 chromosome 9, ASM357369v1, whole genome shotgun sequence genomic DNA carries:
- the LOC113312939 gene encoding uncharacterized protein LOC113312939: MVILFCCDGVSFGNPGAAGFGIVIRNHLFQVLGTLSGGIGVASNYIAEVYVVICAAELTVTWDLKNIIIKSDSKTVITEFAENKMPWFVRIRWQKSVKKLNSITFYHCFGEVNFSTDTAAKRGAKLAAGQRQLHYGRPNFLTRIEMPNIEYYRFC, from the coding sequence ATGGTTATTCTTTTTTGTTGCGATGGTGTTTCTTTTGGGAATCCAGGGGCTGCTGGTTTTGGAATTGTAATTAGAAATCACCTTTTCCAAGTACTGGGAACCCTCTCTGGTGGAATTGGTGTTGCATCCAACTACATAGCTGAAGTATATGTTGTGATCTGTGCAGCTGAGCTTACAGTGACTTGGGATTTGAAGAATATAATCATTAAatcagattctaaaacagtaaTCACCGAGTTTGCTGAGAATAAGATGCCCTGGTTTGTCAGAATAAGATGGCAGAAGTCTGTGAAGAAACTCAACTCAATAACATTCTATCACTGTTTCGGGGAAGTTAACTTCTCTACTGATACAGCTGCAAAAAGAGGTGCCAAACTAGCAGCAGGGCAAAGGCAACTGCACTATGGAAGACCTAATTTTCTGACAAGAATTGAAATGCCAAACATTGAATACTACAGATTTTGTTAG
- the LOC113309983 gene encoding gamma-tubulin complex component 3-like: protein MEEEEQKRVLDLVKELVLRLVSNSSSPEEESTIESEKALKYAMRILGSRMTPSISIDEASMAESIKRHLVNEGKSSDALTFADLYTKFSSKSGSGCIQNKWSVLYLLKVISEDRRKDKKSDSRVSSGFFASTVSGGLPVLVDESSCNSRKTLDKSRISNGNGGVLLISKDPENIRDIALRDFANLLKEESEIVEGCLVRDVLYVSQGIDGKYVKFDKNLDGYVLLDSIKVPKSMRIMVRKLCELGWLFKKVKAYVSESMDRSPSEDVGTVGQAFCAALQNELSEYYKLLTVLEVQSVNPIPMVSESTNSGSYLSLRRLLVWFAEPMVKMRLMAVLVDSFKALKGGAMAGAIHMHAQHGDPLVQEFMRRLLRRVCSPLFEMVRSWVLEGELDDIFSEFFVLGQPVKAESLWVEGYRLHSVMLPSFISPSLAQRILRTGKSINFLRVCCEDQGWADAASEAAAAVGTTTRRGGLVYGETDALEALVTEAAKRIDKHLMDVIYNRFKFKDHCMAIKRYLLLGQGDFVQYLMDIVGPELSEPANTISSFKLAGLLESAIRSSNAQYDDPDILDRLRVKMMQHGTGDRGWDVFSLEYDARVPLNTVFSESVMARYLKIFNFLWKLRRVEHALIGSWKTMKPNCISSHFLAKKECPVKSQFDSTLRRCQVIWDEMNHFVSNLQYYIMFEVLEVSWSLFVEEMEAGEDLDDLLAAHEKYLRSIVEKSLLGERSQTLCKTLFVLLDLILRFRSHADRLYEGIYELQARTMESSLSIRGKNKSKPRSTKEATEFGSWAGGGRKALTQRAGEFLRNMGHELDRIANEYSSTLEGFISQLPMQQHVDLKFLLFRLDFTEFYSRLRVST from the exons atggaagaagaagaacaaaaaagggTTTTAGATCTGGTTAAAGAATTAGTTCTTAGGTTAGTTTCTAACTCCTCATCACCAGAAGAAGAATCAACAATCGAATCAGAAAAAGCACTAAAATATGCTATGAGAATATTAGGTAGTAGAATGACGCCATCAATCTCTATTGACGAAGCTTCTATGGCGGAATCTATTAAGCGTCATCTTGTTAATGAAGGTAAATCTTCCGATGCCCTAACTTTTGCAGATCTTTATACTAAGTTCTCATCAAAATCTGGTTCTGGTTGTATTCAAAATAAATGGTCTGTACTTTACCTTTTGAAAGTTATTTCTGAAGATAGAAGGAAAGACAAGAAATCTGATTCTAGGGTTTCTTCTGGTTTCTTTGCTTCTACTGTTTCTGGTGGTCTACCTGTCTTAGTTGATGAATCTTCTTGTAATTCTAGAAAGACCCTGGATAAAAGTAGGATTAGTAATGGTAATGGTGGTGTTTTGTTAATTTCGAAAGATCCTGAGAATATTAGGGACATTGCTTTACGTGATTTTGCAAATTTGTTGAAGGAAGAAAGTGAGATCGTGGAGGGGTGTTTAGTTAGGGATGTGTTGTATGTGTCCCAAGGAATTGATGGTAAATATGTCAAGTTTGATAAGAATTTGGATGGATATGTATTGTTAGATTCGATTAAAGTGCCTAAATCGATGAGAATTATGGTTCGCAAGCTTTGTGAGTTGGGATGGCTATTTAAGAAGGTTAAGGCTTACGTCTCTGAAAGTATGGATAGGTCCCCCTCTGAAGATGTTGGCACAGTAGGGCAAGCATTCTGTGCTGCACTGCAAAACGAGCTCTCGGAGTATTACAAGTTATTGACTGTGCTTGAAGTCCAGTCTGTGAATCCAATTCCTATGGTTTCTGAATCGACAAATTCGGGAAGTTATCTATCCTTGAGGAGATTGTTGGTATGGTTTGCTGAGCCAATGGTGAAAATGAGGTTAATGGCTGTTCTTGTCGACAGTTTCAAGGCTTTGAAAGGTGGGGCAATGGCTGGGGCTATCCATATGCACGCACAACATGGAGACCCTTTAGTGCAGGAGTTCATGAGACGGCTTCTCCGCCGCGTGTGTTCTCCACTTTTTGAGATGGTTAGAAGTTGGGTTTTGGAAGGCGAATTGGATGATATTTTTTCGGAGTTTTTTGTTCTAGGACAACCAGTAAAGGCTGAGTCACTATGGGTAGAAGGATACCGACTGCATTCAGTGATGCTCCCGTCATTTATCTCACCATCTCTTGCTCAGCGCATTTTACGGACGGGGAAGTCGATAAATTTTCTGAGAGTGTGCTGTGAGGATCAAGGATGGGCTGATGCTGCATCAGAAGCTGCTGCTGCGGTTGGAACCACAACTAGAAGAGGAGGACTTGTCTATGGGGAGACTGATGCACTTGAAGCTCTGGTCACTGAAGCAGCGAAGAGAATAGATAAGCATCTTATGGACGTTATATACAACAGATTTAAGTTCAAGGATCACTGTATGGCAATTAAGCGATATTTGCTTCTAGGTCAGGGTGATTTCGTTCAGTATCTGATGGATATTGTGGGACCAGAGCTCTCAGAGCCTGCGAACACCATTAGCTCATTTAAACTAGCTGGCTTACTGGAAAGTGCGATCCGATCTTCAAATGCACAGTATGACGATCCTGATATATTGGATAGGTTGAGGGTCAAGATGATGCAACATGGCACCGGAGATAGGGGTTGGGATGTATTCTCGTTGGAATACGATGCGCGGGTTCCCCTAAATACCGTGTTTTCGGAGTCTGTGATGGCAAGGTATCTTAAAATTTTTAATTTTCTCTGGAAGCTTAGGCGTGTTGAACATGCCTTAATTGGAAGCTGGAAGACAATGAAGCCTAATTGTATCAGTTCTCACTTTTTAGCAAAGAAGGAATGCCCAGTGAAGTCACAATTTGATTCAACATTAAGGCGATGCCAAGTTATTTGGGATGAGATGAACCACTTTGTTTCTAACTTGCAATATTACATAATGTTTGAAGTCTTGGAAGTATCATGGTCTCTTTTTGTTGAAGAAATGGAGGCTGGAGAAGATTTGGATGACCTGCTCGCAGCACATGAAAAATACCTCCGTTCGATTGTGGAGAAGTCTCTTCTCGGCGAACGATCTCAGACCCTATGTAAGACACTTTTTGTCTTGTTAGACCTCATATTACGATTCAGAAGTCATGCTGACCGGTTATATGAAGGGATCTACGAGTTGCAGGCCAG GACAATGGAGTCATCTTTATCTATTCGAGGCAAAAACAAGTCAAAGCCTAGATCAACTAAAGAGGCAACAGAGTTCGGGTCATGGGCTGGCGGGGGTAGGAAAGCCCTAACACAGCGCGCTGGAGAATTTCTTCGGAACATGGGACATGAGTTGGATAGAATTGCTAATGAGTACTCGTCAACTCTTGAAGGCTTTATCAGTCAATTGCCTATGCAGCAACATGTGGATTTGAAATTCCTCTTGTTCCGACTAGACTTCACTGAGTTTTATAGTCGCCTTCGCGTCAGTACATAA